In Verrucomicrobiia bacterium, the following proteins share a genomic window:
- a CDS encoding DUF1501 domain-containing protein, translating into MPAQPRHVCSSTEHPFAPAPPHAFDRREFLWRHGGGLGGIALAWLLGRQGLLADTAPGSGPVAASAGSPDLHGGLHHRARARRVVQLFMSGAASQCDTFDYKPRLLRDAGKPFDVGEKVELFQSEPGAFMKSPWDWKPYGQCGKWISDLVPHIGACADDLAFVHSMISKSNVHGPATFLQSNGFVLPGFPSMGAWISYGLGSLNQNLPTFVVLPDTRGFAPNGPANWGSAFLPAQHQGTMIRVGHPNPIFDLFPPESATYLTPDSERDGAHLLRALNREHAAARPGDSRLDARIASYEMAARLQLSAPEVLDLTGESPATLRLYGVHDPVTEDMGRRCLVARRLLERDVRFIQIWSGADNGFPRRNWDNHENIARDHGDMGRSMDQPVAGLLRDLKARGLLEDTVVLWTTEFGRMPCSQGSEGRDHNPFTFTNWLAGGGIRGGISHGTSDEWSYKAVEHPTECYDIHATILHLLGIDHTRLTFRHNGIDRRLTDVHGDVIRPLLAHA; encoded by the coding sequence ATGCCCGCCCAACCCCGCCACGTCTGTTCCTCCACGGAACACCCCTTCGCCCCCGCCCCTCCCCACGCCTTCGATCGCCGCGAATTCCTCTGGCGCCACGGCGGCGGACTCGGCGGCATCGCCCTCGCCTGGCTCCTCGGCCGCCAAGGACTCCTCGCCGACACCGCACCCGGCTCCGGCCCGGTGGCCGCGTCCGCCGGTTCCCCCGACCTCCATGGCGGACTCCACCATCGCGCCCGTGCCCGCCGCGTCGTCCAGCTCTTCATGTCCGGCGCCGCCAGTCAGTGCGACACCTTCGACTACAAACCCCGCCTCCTCCGCGATGCCGGCAAACCCTTCGATGTCGGCGAAAAAGTCGAACTCTTCCAGAGCGAGCCCGGCGCCTTCATGAAGAGTCCCTGGGACTGGAAACCCTACGGCCAGTGCGGCAAGTGGATCAGCGACCTCGTCCCCCACATCGGCGCCTGCGCCGATGACCTCGCCTTCGTCCACTCCATGATCTCGAAGTCCAACGTCCACGGCCCCGCCACCTTCCTCCAGTCGAACGGCTTCGTCCTCCCCGGCTTCCCCAGCATGGGCGCCTGGATCAGCTACGGCCTCGGCAGCCTCAACCAGAATCTCCCCACCTTCGTCGTCCTCCCCGACACCCGCGGCTTCGCCCCCAACGGCCCCGCCAACTGGGGCTCCGCCTTCCTCCCCGCCCAGCACCAGGGCACCATGATCCGCGTCGGCCATCCCAATCCCATCTTCGACCTCTTCCCTCCCGAATCCGCCACCTACCTCACCCCCGACAGCGAACGCGACGGCGCCCATCTCCTCCGCGCCCTCAACCGCGAACACGCCGCCGCCCGCCCCGGCGATTCCCGCCTCGACGCCCGTATCGCCAGCTACGAAATGGCCGCCCGCCTCCAGCTCTCCGCCCCCGAGGTTCTCGACCTCACCGGCGAATCCCCCGCCACCCTCCGCCTCTACGGTGTCCATGATCCCGTCACCGAGGACATGGGCCGCCGCTGCCTCGTCGCCCGCCGCCTCCTCGAACGCGATGTCCGCTTCATCCAGATCTGGAGCGGCGCCGACAACGGCTTCCCCCGCCGCAACTGGGACAACCACGAGAACATCGCGCGGGACCACGGCGACATGGGCCGCAGCATGGACCAACCCGTCGCCGGGCTCCTCCGCGACCTCAAGGCCCGCGGACTCCTCGAGGACACCGTCGTCCTCTGGACCACCGAGTTCGGCCGCATGCCGTGCAGCCAGGGCAGCGAGGGCCGCGACCACAATCCGTTCACCTTCACCAACTGGCTCGCCGGCGGCGGCATCCGCGGCGGCATCAGCCATGGCACCAGCGACGAGTGGAGCTACAAGGCCGTCGAACACCCCACCGAGTGCTACGACATCCACGCCACCATCCTCCACCTCCTCGGCATCGATCACACCCGCCTCACCTTCCGCCACAACGGCATCGACCGCCGCCTCACCGACGTCCACGGCGACGTCATCCGCCCCCTCCTCGCCCACGCCTGA
- a CDS encoding Gfo/Idh/MocA family oxidoreductase encodes MSKSLSLDRRQFLARTSAASAALTLYGALPGARGAQAPSRRLTVGVIGLARGQDHIRALQQIEGVDVGWICDVDTRRLEQAARQMAGRQERTPRTTQDLRRILDDRDVDAITLATPNYWHAPATIMACAAGKHVYVEKPGSQTAEESEWIVRAARRYDRRVQMGTQRRSWPGVVEAIGRLRDGAIGKVLFARTYYNNARPSIGRGQPVPVPDYLDYDLWQGPVPERPYLSNLVHYDWHWRWHWGGGELANNGVHALDLARWGLGVDYPLRVTYTGGRYHHQDDQETPDTALATYDFGPCGASFDHSSCHPRAHERRPWVTFYGESGALTQEGGGYRVFDLKGTEVASGTGPGGDVGHFRNFVDAIRDGVPLTAEIEEGQKSALLCHLGNIAYRLRREIRFDPERRRILGDPEADALWGRTYRPGWAPRME; translated from the coding sequence ATGTCCAAGAGCCTTTCCCTCGATCGGCGCCAGTTTCTGGCGCGCACCTCTGCGGCCTCGGCGGCCCTGACCCTTTACGGCGCGCTTCCGGGAGCGCGCGGGGCGCAGGCGCCTTCGCGGCGGCTGACCGTCGGGGTCATCGGTCTGGCGCGGGGTCAGGATCATATCCGGGCGTTGCAGCAGATCGAGGGGGTGGACGTGGGATGGATCTGCGATGTGGATACGCGGCGGCTGGAGCAGGCGGCGCGGCAGATGGCAGGGCGCCAGGAGCGGACGCCGCGGACGACTCAGGATTTGCGGCGGATCCTGGACGACCGGGATGTGGACGCGATCACGCTGGCGACCCCGAATTACTGGCATGCGCCGGCGACCATCATGGCGTGCGCGGCGGGGAAGCACGTGTACGTCGAGAAGCCCGGGAGCCAGACGGCGGAGGAGTCGGAGTGGATTGTGCGGGCGGCACGGCGGTACGACCGGCGGGTGCAGATGGGCACGCAGCGGCGGAGCTGGCCGGGGGTGGTCGAGGCGATCGGGCGATTGCGGGACGGGGCGATCGGGAAGGTGCTGTTTGCGCGGACGTACTACAACAACGCGAGGCCCTCGATCGGGCGGGGGCAGCCGGTGCCGGTGCCGGATTACCTGGACTACGACCTGTGGCAGGGACCGGTTCCGGAGCGGCCGTATCTGAGCAATCTGGTGCATTACGACTGGCATTGGCGCTGGCATTGGGGCGGGGGCGAACTGGCGAACAACGGGGTCCATGCGCTCGACCTGGCGCGATGGGGACTTGGCGTGGATTATCCGTTGCGGGTGACCTACACCGGGGGGAGGTACCACCATCAGGACGATCAGGAGACTCCGGACACCGCGCTGGCGACCTACGATTTCGGCCCGTGCGGGGCGTCCTTCGATCACAGCAGTTGTCATCCGCGCGCTCATGAGCGGCGACCCTGGGTGACCTTTTATGGGGAGAGCGGGGCCCTGACCCAGGAGGGGGGCGGGTATCGGGTCTTCGATCTGAAGGGAACCGAGGTGGCGTCGGGCACCGGGCCGGGAGGGGATGTCGGCCATTTCCGGAACTTCGTGGATGCCATCCGGGATGGGGTGCCGCTGACGGCGGAGATTGAGGAGGGGCAGAAGAGCGCGTTGCTCTGTCACCTTGGCAACATCGCGTACCGGCTCCGGAGAGAGATCCGATTCGATCCCGAGCGGCGGCGCATCCTTGGGGATCCGGAGGCGGACGCCCTCTGGGGCCGGACGTACCGGCCGGGGTGGGCGCCGCGGATGGAGTGA
- a CDS encoding aminopeptidase P family protein, protein MSRENLLMVADSERDADMLYAVRTFVHDPFIWFTHKGSPSVVVGDPELLRLRTEAPHCRVLPYSRYERTLQRTHGGDPVGLGDVLVAVLKAHRIRKVTVAETFPLGLAKALRSRRIKVKLRPGPFFPDRAWKSSDEVNKISAALVMAEVGLAEGLHALRRSRPGKAGHLMLGQSPLTADRLRAIIDTSILEAGGQPCHTIVAGGQQGGDPHRRGHGPLKANQPIVIDLVPRSLRTGYYADITRTVVRGRASDFVRRMYAAVADAQTEAIRLARAGSPSADVHRATAARLRDAGFKTLRRTGRVEGFFHPTGHGLGLAVHEPPRLSAHSRDVLRAGHVIAVEPGLYYPEVGGVRLEDVVLVTRSSPRTLTRFEKQLEI, encoded by the coding sequence GTGTCCCGGGAGAACCTCCTCATGGTGGCGGACAGCGAGCGTGATGCCGACATGCTCTATGCCGTGAGGACCTTCGTCCATGACCCGTTCATCTGGTTCACCCACAAGGGATCGCCTTCCGTCGTGGTCGGCGATCCGGAACTTCTCCGTCTCCGGACCGAAGCCCCCCACTGCCGCGTCCTCCCCTACTCCCGTTACGAACGAACATTGCAGCGCACCCACGGCGGTGACCCCGTGGGCCTGGGCGATGTGCTGGTGGCCGTGCTCAAGGCACACCGCATCCGCAAGGTCACCGTCGCCGAAACCTTCCCCCTCGGCCTCGCCAAAGCCCTCCGCTCCCGCCGCATCAAGGTCAAACTCCGGCCCGGCCCCTTCTTCCCGGATCGCGCCTGGAAATCCTCCGACGAGGTGAACAAGATCTCGGCCGCCCTCGTGATGGCCGAGGTCGGTCTCGCCGAAGGCCTCCATGCCCTCCGCCGCTCCCGCCCCGGCAAGGCCGGTCACCTCATGCTCGGCCAGTCGCCCCTGACCGCCGACCGCCTCCGCGCCATCATCGATACCTCCATCCTCGAAGCCGGCGGCCAGCCCTGTCACACCATCGTCGCCGGCGGGCAACAGGGGGGCGATCCCCACCGTCGCGGCCATGGACCCCTCAAGGCCAATCAACCCATCGTCATCGATCTCGTCCCCAGATCCCTGCGCACCGGCTATTACGCCGACATCACCCGCACCGTCGTGCGCGGGCGCGCCTCCGACTTCGTCCGCCGCATGTACGCCGCCGTCGCCGATGCCCAGACCGAAGCCATCCGATTGGCACGCGCCGGATCGCCCTCCGCGGACGTGCACCGCGCCACCGCAGCCCGTCTTCGCGACGCCGGATTCAAGACCCTCCGCCGCACCGGCCGCGTCGAGGGGTTCTTCCATCCCACCGGCCACGGACTCGGTCTCGCCGTCCATGAACCCCCGCGCCTCAGCGCCCATTCGCGCGATGTCCTCCGCGCCGGACACGTCATCGCCGTGGAACCCGGCCTCTATTACCCGGAGGTCGGTGGCGTCCGCCTCGAGGACGTCGTCCTGGTCACCCGCAGCTCGCCTCGAACCCTGACCCGGTTCGAAAAACAACTGGAGATCTAG
- a CDS encoding RNA polymerase sigma factor has translation MPATCTIENPAAPPASIAQLEGDPRSDEDLVRSVLAGATGDFEELIRRHQSRVFATARRYARRESEVADIVQEVFMKGFERLSGFRFEAPFDHWLMRVTVRTCYDFLRVHQRCREFSFTDLSPEETDWLERFRSDPESADDRAAAARALVQRLMESLPPQFRLVIQLLEIEERSVREIQELTGWSASLVKVRAFRARAAMRKALLRLKPGKYL, from the coding sequence ATGCCTGCCACGTGCACGATCGAGAATCCCGCCGCCCCGCCGGCATCGATCGCCCAACTCGAAGGCGATCCCCGGTCGGACGAGGACCTGGTCCGTTCCGTCCTCGCCGGCGCGACCGGCGACTTCGAGGAGCTGATCCGCCGCCACCAGTCCCGCGTGTTCGCCACCGCCCGCCGCTACGCCCGCCGCGAAAGCGAAGTCGCCGACATCGTTCAGGAAGTGTTCATGAAGGGCTTCGAACGCCTCTCCGGCTTCCGCTTCGAGGCGCCCTTCGACCATTGGCTCATGCGGGTCACCGTCCGAACCTGCTACGATTTCCTGCGCGTCCATCAGCGCTGCCGGGAATTCAGCTTCACCGACCTGAGCCCCGAGGAAACCGACTGGCTGGAACGTTTCCGATCAGACCCCGAATCCGCCGACGACCGCGCCGCCGCCGCCCGCGCCCTGGTCCAGCGCCTGATGGAATCCCTGCCCCCCCAGTTCCGGCTGGTCATCCAGCTCCTCGAAATCGAGGAACGTTCCGTCCGGGAGATCCAGGAACTCACCGGCTGGTCCGCTTCGCTGGTCAAGGTGCGCGCCTTTCGCGCCCGCGCCGCCATGCGCAAGGCCCTGCTCCGCCTCAAGCCCGGAAAGTATCTGTAA